Below is a genomic region from Dama dama isolate Ldn47 chromosome 17, ASM3311817v1, whole genome shotgun sequence.
taggaacctggaatgttaggtccatgaatcaaggcaaattagaagtggtcaaacaggaatggcaagagtgaacactgacattttaggaatcagcaaactaaaatggactgaaatgggtgaatttaactcagatgaccattatatctactactgtgggcacgaatcccttagaagaaatggagtagccatcatagtcaacaaaagagtctgaaatccagtagttggatgcaatctcaacaatgacagaatgatctctgtttatttccaaggtaatccaagtccatgccccgaccagcaatgctgaagaagctgaagttgaacatttctatgaagacctacaagaccttctagaactaacacccaaaaaagatgtccttttcattataagggactagaatgcaaaagtaggaagtcaagtagtacctggagtaacaggcaaatttggccttgtagtacagagtgaagcagggcaaagactaatagagttttgccaagagaatgcactggtcataggaaataccctcttccaacaacacaagagaagactctacacatggacatcaccagatggtcaatactgaaatcagattgattatattctttgcagccaaagagggagaagttctatacagtcagcaaaaacaagactaggggCTGAatgtggcacagatcatgaactccttattgccaaattcagacttaaattgaagaaagtagggaaaagcactagaccattcaggtatgacctacatcaaatcccttaggattatacagtggaagtgacaaataaattcaagggaattgatttgatagagtgcctgaagaacttggatggaggtctgtgacattgtacagaaggcagggatcaagaccatccccaaggaaaagaaatgcaaaaaggcaaaatggttgtctgaggaggccttacaaatagctgtgaatagaagagaagcgagaggcaaaagagaaaaggaaagacagctTCACAACACTACACCAAATTAACTTTTCCCAGAGAGAACTGACTACTATGTTCTGGAAATAATGACATCGTTCTTTCCTTCCCAGAACTCCTCTTAAGTCCCTCATTTTCTCCATAAACAAAATACCTGGGAGATGAAGATGGGCTTGATTTAAAACCCCTCTGAATTCCAGAGCCTATCACAGTATCTGGCACTTGTAAAGGCTCACTAGACATTTAATAATGGATGATTGGACATCATCATCATTTAGCTCTCTTTTGACTGTTTCTCATTCTGCATTTTTGACTTGGTGTCCTACAGCAGACACATATGGCATGTGTTTTTGAAAATATCACTGTTTCCTCACCATTGTCTCTggaatttgcttttttctctctatTGCATCACAAGGTTCCTCTCGTCTCTTTGCATCCTGCCGATAGTCTTTACAGTCTTCTCTCCTCACTCCCAAGTCCATTTTCCTGCCAGGGtattctttctaaaatgcaaCTCTAATCATAACACTTCTTTGTATAAAATCCTTCAATGCCATCCCCAAAATTTGGCTAGGATGTTAATTCTTTAGTATAGCATAGTGGACGCTTACCTTTTCTCCTCTGTTTATCTAGCCTCCTCTTTCCCACACTTTAGCTCACCCAGGCATCTCTGAACACGTCCTCCGCTTTCACAgacctgaaagtgaaagccgctcagtcatgtctgactctttgcgaccccatggactatgcagtccatggaattctccaggccagaatactggagtgggtagcctttcccttctccaggggatcttcccaacccaggaatcaaacccaggtctcccacattgcaggtggattctttaccagctgagccacaagggaagcccaagaatactggagtgggcagcctatcccttctccagaagatcttcctgaccctggaattgaaccagggtctcctgcattgtaggtggattccttaccaactgagctatcagggaagccacacctgagattttttttttttttttttaataattgtaatGCTTTATTACTGACAGTTATTTACATAGTGTTTAaggcacaataaaaaataaattacaatacaAAAGTTCTCTTTAAGTAGAAGACACTGAACAATGGGGCTGTATTAACCCTTGAGCATTTAACCAAGACACAGAAACTACAAGTTTCGCTGGAAACACCTTCCATGAGTTTTTAACTACCTCTTTACATTTTATCCAGGCCATCTGTTTGAAGAAATATCCAGTTACtatattttgaaagatttaatatagagaaaaaaagaaaatgtgaatgaaaGGTAATATGgactttaaatttgatttttagttTCAAAACTGGGTACTAAAACCACTTTTTTAGACAGCATAAAAGGCAAAATGAGACAGGTATGAGAAGCATTTCAAGTTCATAAGTAAATTATACCAGGGTGGGTTTCTTTtagtattggggaaaaaaatcaaagttcatcatctttaaatacaaataaactgCTTTGAAACTCCAGTTTGTTAACAGAAATAACATTTTCAGCCTAGTTGGTGAAATCAAAGTATCAAGctgtattaaaacaaaaaatatataaaagaaaaaaacaatttaatcTCTTCCAGTTCTCAGAGGTTTGTATAACACTAGAGAAAATTATCACCatttagggttgattttttttcactagCCCTAAATTCTTAAATTGTAATATACTACTTCAGAATCCTTCCATTTAACTGCTTAATGATTCCAGTCTACAAATGAGCATAGATTTTGCTCTGTTGTTATAAATAAGTGAATTGGAAGTGGGGAATATAGTAAGCTAAACAGTCATTCACTGCTTTGAAAAATCAGAGCTATGGGTCACTTATCAAGAGCACAGAAAAAAGGTGACAAGCATTTCATCCTGAGGTGGCATTTGTCAATCTATTAGCATTTATGTCACCTTCCCTAGTTATTCTGTGGTTTCGGCTTGTGCTACTGTAAACCTTGGGTCAActgaccaaaaacaaacaaaaacaaaaacctgccaTCTAGGGTATtgaaagaaattcaataaaataagatGTGTCTCATACTTAAGGAGAGCCATAAAACTCAAACTATTCTTTAACAGTTTGAATTTAGGATTTTCTGTTAATTAATCAAAACTGTTGAGAGAATTAGCTCACCTTTTAACCAAGCATGtgagaaggaaagaataaagatgtTAACTTTAGTAGCTAGAACACTGCTCTAAAATTAATATATCAAAGTAAACGAGACAGACAGTTTGGTTTTTATCTCATTTGAGGCcaatatatgtgaatataaatCATAATCCACAAGGAGTGTTTCAGGGCAAAAATATAGCTTCTTAGTATACAAAACCTAGTgagcatttgaaaaatatttgcactCTGAAATTAAATAAAACCTTAGTAACAGAGCTGTTTCTGAGTCTGGTGCTATCTGCTCAAGAAGGGCCCTATGCTGGCTCCAGAGGAACGTTGCTCGTCTAGGTGGTTATATACTGCAGCGCTGGTTGGAAGACAGGTCACAACTGGAAAAGCCAAAGCAAAGCTTCCATTAACTCCAGCGTATCTTAGGGTTCTTGTTCTGGGAAATATTCAGCTTCCATGTAAGAATGTTAATCTGTGTATTCTAAAGAAACAGAAGCCTTTTTTTCCTGGTtgagcttttcttcttcttttggtttTATCTCCACCACTTTATGAGCTCTTTCAGCCCGTCGCTTTTTCCGGAAATGCTGGAAGAGGACCACCACAATTACTATTATGACCATCAGTGCACAGGCGGAGCCGATGGCCAGAGCCAGGAAGTGGATCTCAGAGAAGCGAACAGTCTGCACGACGCTGAGCTGGATCTCCCCTATCAGTCCATCAACatcaggtgggttcttcacctgACAGGTGTATGTCCCATTGTCATCAAACTGCAGCTTCCAGAGGAGGATGGAGACATCATACCGCTCAGGGTTGCCATCCCAGACCACTCGGTCCTTGAAACGCCCACTCATGGGTTTGAAGGGATCCACATGGTAGTAGAAAACAAACTGCTCAGGGCCCCCATCTCGAGGACGGAAATTCCAGGTCACCGTGAGAGCATCACCCACTGGGGCAAAGCTGGAGAAAGTGCATTTTAACCTGACATCTGTCCCATTGACAGCCTCCAGCACCCGGGGAGTGTAAATTTCCACAGCTGCTACTGGCCAAAGAGCTGTGAGCTGTACGCCAAGGAGAAAAAGCACAGCACGCGTAGGGCTCTGGCCATACACGAGGGAAACCCAGGCCTGGCCCCAGAGACCAGACCGCGCAGACGGAGCGCGCCAGCACCCTGCCAAGGCCGCTCCTGGCGGAGAGCGCGCCTCGGCGTTTTCCCGGGGGAAGCAGTCTGTCGCCTCACCTGTGGGAACCTGAGCTCCCGCGCCTGTGAGTCATTCCTGCTCTGCTGGTGCTCTTTGCTGGAATCGAGATTTTTATATATGCTGTTGTCACTGCTCAGAACATTCCCTCTTCTCTTTGCCAAGTCAACTCTAAAGTTCTGTATCATCTCCTTTGGGAAACATTTTCTACTCTCTCCATTTGGATTCCATTTTCCATGTGCTCACCTCTAACACATTCCCCATCTTGTAACTTTCTTTTTACTTCCCTGTACCCACAGTTAGACTGAATTCTTGTGGTCAGAATGAAAAGAGCACTAAATGGGAAGTCAGAAGTAGTAGCCTCTACTCTCAGCCTTGCTTTCAACTCTCAACTCACCACTGACAAATTATGAATGATGCTGGACCCCagtttttattgtctttattaaGGTGTTCATCTAGGTTTTATTTACATGGGATCACAATAATTCCACAGAGAATCCTTTAAAAATACCTTTGTGATACCTTTTGTTCTATTCATTTCTGCAAAGTCGATTTTCATATTACAAAGCCACTTGGGCAAACGTTATTGACTGCCAGTCACAATCAACAAGACCAAGACCCAGCAACTCAAAGCAAAACAACGGAATCAAGGACACTCTTCTGCCCTTTGCCAAACAATTTTCACTAACTAAAATAAGTATTGTGAAggccaaaaccaaaccaaacaaaaacaaccgTGACTCTTATAATATACGAGCATAAGGTATAAAGAGGAAAAGTCAAGAAAGGAAGCTAGGTGCAGGCAGAAAATGTAACAGGATATGCTTGTGTTATAATTTAGGGATTAAAagcaatacttttatttttttattttttttaatatttatttattttatttgactctGCCAgaccttagttgtggcatgcaggatcttcagttgcagcatgtgggatctagttccctgaccagggcttgaaccccgGCCCCTTGCACTTGGGAgcgtggagttttagccactggaccaccagggaagtccctaaaagcaATACTTTTAAAGACAGACTTCCTGGATTCAAATTCTGACTCTTTCAACTATTAGCTGTAAGAATATGGAGAAGTTCTGAGCCTCGTTTTCTTTACTTATCAAAtaggtataataataataaaacatactCTATAGtgatgttgtgaggattaaataaattaactcATATGAAGTGCTTATAAAATGCTTGGTGCCAATAATTTATGTATACTATAGTtacttgttgttgttttagtcactaagtcatgtccgattcttttgagaccccatgtactatagcctgccaggctcctctgtccgtggaattctccagggaagaatactggagtgggttgctgtttccttgtccagagcatcttcccaaaccagggatcgaaactgcgtatcctgcatcttcttcattggcaagtgaactctttatcactgagccacctgggaagcacaagcCATAGATGTTAAGAGGAAATAAAGGACAATAACTTAATCAAACCACAAAATACAGACTCTGCATTTCAAAGCCAAACTTGGTATTCTGAAGAATTAATCTATTTAATGTGAGATCATCAgtactggtggctcagcagtaaagaatccaccgccagggcaggagatgcaggagacacaggttcaatctgaTTGAAATATTGACCACAATCATCATGAATAGTGGCACTCTGCATAGCAGACAAGAGTATAATTGGAAAAAAAGTGAACCCTTCAGATTAGTATTACTGAGAATTGAAACATTACTTCTGCAACAAGCTTTTTTAATTTAGTTGGAAGTAATCAATTTATTATAATCAGAATCAAACATACATTTACATCAATAAAAATATCTATAACCAACTAGAATTGTACTAAATTGTTCATAAcaaaattattcaaataaaaacaaagtcaaaCCAAAATTTTTAGCAATATAATAACCTAGATTCTCTGCATAATTCCTTATGGCCTACcatgaaaaaaatcttagaaaacaACATTCTGGAGACAGATAAAGATTGGAGTcagttttata
It encodes:
- the LOC133071838 gene encoding myelin protein zero-like protein 2 — encoded protein: MKIDFAEMNRTKGAGAQVPTGEATDCFPRENAEARSPPGAALAGCWRAPSARSGLWGQAWVSLVYGQSPTRAVLFLLGVQLTALWPVAAVEIYTPRVLEAVNGTDVRLKCTFSSFAPVGDALTVTWNFRPRDGGPEQFVFYYHVDPFKPMSGRFKDRVVWDGNPERYDVSILLWKLQFDDNGTYTCQVKNPPDVDGLIGEIQLSVVQTVRFSEIHFLALAIGSACALMVIIVIVVVLFQHFRKKRRAERAHKVVEIKPKEEEKLNQEKKASVSLEYTD